Part of the Vigna angularis cultivar LongXiaoDou No.4 chromosome 1, ASM1680809v1, whole genome shotgun sequence genome, TTCCAGCATTCTTTTGCATAATGCCCAAGTTTTTGACAATTATAGcatttcacttttttttgtcAAACTTCTAATCTCCACCAGCTTTCTGGTTTTTCACTGTCACAAACTCACTGGAATCTTCCCCTTGCTGTTCTTGTGAGTCTTTACCTTTCTTGCTGCCCTTACTCCATTTCTTGAACCCTTTTTTCCCTTTCAACTGAGATCTGGCCTGTAGGGCCTGTTCTTGGCACTGCTTGCGCTCATTGATGCGATACTCATGAGATTCTAATGAGTGCAGCAGCTCCTCAATCTCCATAGACTCCAGATTACGGGCTTCTTCAATAGCCACTACCACATGATCAAATCTGGGGGTTAGAGTTCTTAGGATTTTGTCAACAATGTACTCATCTGAAATTGCATCCTTGCATGCTCTCATTTTATTCACCAATTCTTGCACTTTATCAAAGTATTCTGCCACAGTTTCACCCTCATTCATGATCAAAATCTCAAACTGCCTCCTCAGTGCCTGTAATttcactttcttgtttttgtctcCATCACCATACATCTTCACTAGAATGTCCCACACTTCCTTAGCAGTAGTAGCCTTAGAGATCTTGTTAAAGATCTTTGGGCTGACACATTGATACAGCAAAAACCTGGCCTTGCTGTCCAATTTCACCTGTAGTTTGTAActtcttttctcctcttcaATAGCTCTTGCACCCAATTCAGGTAGCCCATCTTCTATCACTTCTGACACATCTTGGAAACCAAAGATGGCTTGCATCTTGATGCGCCAGTCATCAAATAATTTCCCATCAAATACAGGCAACGGCCCCTGTATTCCTCCAATACCTGCCATCACTTTCTTGCTAGCTTCTTGCAGTTTCTTTGATTTACCCACACCCAAAGAAACCTTCTTTCTCCACTTCTAGATATACACAATTCCAGTCACCAATCACACACCCACTGTACACACCAGGAACCACAAGCACCTAtgctttgataccatattagtgAGAAGGGCAGAAATGAGAGGggtaaaagagagaaaacactCGTTCAGATCAGGATTAAGTGACTAATCCTACGTAGCAAGAGAGAGAAAGCAAAGTTCAGAGTTTTTCTAGAGAGAGAGGGAGCCGAGAGAATGAAGCTCTACTAGGGTTTGCTCTCTGCAAACACAACTcagagatgaagaagatgatgatcagAGTAGAGAGAAAAACAGAGAATGCACACACAAGGTACTGAGTAAGTAATTTGTATATTCtgattttttctgtttttatagTAGTTGAGATACACTGaatctgttttctgtttttgtttattctaacaaaaataaCACATAAAAAATCAAGTATAGAATCTAAATTTCATCAAATGTGGTAAGTATAACTTCAGACCCAGTTGTCTTATCTCATCTATAGttataattttcacaaattacatattatatatcaatattattcttattagATTTTGGTCAGATTGATCCAAGGTGGACTAGACTTTGTATTGACAagtatttaagtttcaaatcaACCAAGAGGAAGAAGTACACTTGCAAAGACTCTAACactcaaattaataaaagatatttttgtgaTAATTTGAGTATAGAATGAATATTAAGTTAATGTactaaataataacatatatttataggtCTCTTTAGGCTTATCATATAAGACACTGTACTTATTTTTTAGAATGTCTTGATACTATAGTAAACATATTCAAGAATACTTTCATAAAACATCATGAATATGTGAAAGACTATAAAAAGGAAGATTTTATTACTTTTGTGGAATATTGATTATTGGGaaagataagacaaaaataattGCTATCAATAAGGTTTTGAATGAGTATTTTCATGTGAAGAATCTAGATGTAGTGAAATAAATGGTAGGATTGAAGATTGCAAAAAATCATTCAAGAATAATGTTAGATATCTCAAAAAAATTAGAAGTTTACTTCAATACAAGACCAACAATTCTTTTTATGTAGAAGTTGTGTAGTAGAGAAACAACCAAATGGTCCTTGTGTTATGAAAATAGAAAGTTCATACTCATTAGATATCCATATGCATATATGACAAAAGATGTTGATTTCAAAAAATCTATATCAAGTTATTTTACTAGTAAGAAGAGCTTCTTGATAGTCTAAACCAAACAATGTATTACCTTAAAGactatatattatcatttatgCTCAAGaattatgattataaattaaataattcttgagcataaatgataatatatatatatatatatatatatatatatatatatatatatatatatatatatatatatatatgataaattgGTTTGATGTGATGACTAAGACTATATATGTAACACTCTAAGTTTTTACTTACTAAAATctataattaatacaaattacattattaaaataaaactgtattcttattttgaaaatctcAATAAATAAAAGCATTGTTTTATAACcataaactttattaaaaataaaaaacttaagaaTAAAAGTTTGTCCTAATATAAAACTCTCTCCACTAAAACCCAACATGTCTTCTAATTTTTATACATCTCcatttgtatttgttttatcatttgaTCTTGTTTAAGATCATCAAGTGTGAGCTAACACGAAAAagttatcataataaaaaaaaacttaaatcataatataaccACTCACCCAAAATTTTACATAGTCATAATATATCACAACGTCATACAATTATACTGATTATTTTACCCAACCACACAAAACATGTCCTCACTACAAATAATACAAACCCTAATAATCTAAGTGTCAAGAGCCAATGTGTAACTCTCACGTAATTTACCAATAATCGCTTCACTTTCCATTACTTTCCTAGCGAGTCCCGACAAAGTATATATATGTGTCACTTCTCATTCTTCTTGAGAACTCTAACGAAGTATACAACTTTTCATTACTCTTTTCGAGAGCCTTGATGAAGTATACAATTGTCACTTTTCATTACTTTCATAGGAAGTCTTAACGAAGTACACACCTCCTATGCAACTACATGAAGTTATCATTCACCATTTTTTGTCGAGTCACCATACTCAAGCATACATTTACGTAATTATCAAGCAAAGAAATGATATAAATGAAACATTTCTTAAGATAGTTAGGACatactaattaaattttgaactaTGATTATAAAATAGCATGCTCCGTTCATGCTTAAAACCTATTAGGATATATTATCATTACATTCAATGAGCTCTAAATaagaagaaattaaagaaacaaaatatccATATAGATAATAAATTGGTGTGACGTGATGAGTAACAATATATCAACCAAAAAGATTAAAGTCTATGACTAAAATTTTGACATGGTAATGTtttctaagaaaaaaagaagagatttATTAGACTTCCTTCCTTAACTAAtgatatattatgaaaaatatatcactttatgatataaaatatgtgacTTTTGATTcttgaaaaacatttttatcaataaaatatgttCCATCAAAAGTCAAACGTGACATCTTTGTATTAAGTTTTAAGAGTCACATCTCTTCATACATCATGAATGATATTTTCATATCCTGGAAATAGAGAGGATTCCattccaataaaaaattattctctttctgagagaaaaaggaagttATATTCCACCAAATTCAGTGAGAATTGAGAGGTAATTGATATGAAAGTGGTGAGATTTTTGGAAAAATACTCTTGgcaatgatattatttttataataaagatgTTTTTATTGAAATACACATTCAATGAGCTCTAAATaagaagaaattaaagaaacaaaatatacatataGATAATAAATTGGTGTGACGTGATGAGTAACAATATATCAACCAAAAAGATTAAAGTCTATGACTAAAATTTTGACATGGTAATGTtttctaagaaaaaaagaagagatttATTAGACTTCCTTCCTTAACTAAtgatatattatgaaaaatatatcactttatgatataaaatatgtgacTTTTGATTcttgaaaaacatttttatcaataaaatatgttCCATCAAAAGTCAAACGTGACATCTTTGTATTAAGTTTTAAGAGTCACATCTCTTCATACATCATGAATGATATTTTCATATCCTGGAAATAGAGAGGATTCCattccaataaaaaattattctctttctgagagaaaaaggaagttATATTCCCCCAGATTCAGTGAGAATTGAGAGGTAATTGATATGAAAGTGGTGAGATTTTTGGAAAAATACTCTTGgcaatgatattatttttataataaagatgTTTTTATTGAAATACACTTCATAAAGTTTTCCTTGCTCCCGTTAAAAAAGTTTTCacctttaaaattattagtataattttccatattattatgttaatttccAACTATTACTCTATTAAATGAGTTTTTCTTTGCATGCCCATTCCAACTTTGGATAtgtagaaaattaattatttgagttaGCAATTAAGCTTACCTAGGTAGTCTCCATTCCAACTTTGGatatatagaaaattaattatttgagtcAGCAATTAAGCTTACCTAGGTAGTCTGTTAATCAAGGAATTTAACAGaacaataataattcaaaaattctcTAGATATTTCTTGCTTCCATTTTCTTGAATATCAAGAATAATTTCTATCTTTGAtacacatttttaatattattttaactcttaaatatatttttctgatGTCTGACATTTGTTCTTACTGTTCTCCGAGTTAAGAAAgctaattttattatcttttattcatataataataaattactaAAGATTTAAtctactttaatatttttattagggTGATGATAGTTGAACACATCAAATTTTTACACCTACTCAACATTAGTAAAACTatactttcattttaaaatataaaataatttaagaagaattaagtaaaaattatttctaattgCTGTGGGATAGAGATAGGAAAGGTGAGAAGTGTTTATGTTACTATGAGCTTATGAACAACCGATCGGGTAAGGTGACAAACTAGATGGACAGGACCAAGCGGTTAATGCATAAGAAAGCATCTCACGGCCGCTCGGTCCCGACAGCAGTTGAGTAGAATTAATGTGCAATTAATATTACAACGGCTACTGATGAGTGATTAAtgtttgcattaatgaccattaagaagTAAATTAATTGTTAGATTCTAGACTCTATAGATAAGAGTTTAATTTCGAGGTAAATACACTTTTTTTACTCATTATTGAATTACAAAAGATCTACAGAGAAAGATTCTGACTTGAGTGTATTATGTAGGTCACCCCCATACATCGATCGATTACTAGAACACGTAGCGGAGAGACATTTGGCACACCGGAACAACACTTAGGCGACATCCTCGTCTCATTTCAATAAAAACAGTTTCCTTTATGTTATATTATGTCagattgaatttgtttttacgaaattttattattattttatgaaaaacaattCATGTACATAAAGAAAGTTTATCGCTTaatagagaaaacaaaaatatatatttaagctAATGGAAAAAACaagatatatatttatcattgaCACGATATAAAACTGACTACAATTCAACACGAAAGAGAAGTTTCACTTAAGTAACTAAAGGTGATATACATTCgcatttatttttaacatatattataaagataaaataataattataaaaattattttttgtattttaagaaaaaaaatattaaataactataaaaaaatttgtgtgtGTTCTGTGTGTGTGGGCATGAAATTTTAGGAAAGAGGAAAAGcaatgattattaattttaatgtccAATATTGAAGGAAACACAGAGTAGGGCATAGTCCATAAAACAATAAGACTGAACAAATGTAGAAATGAGTTGAGGACCCTGACGTACGCAACTATTATTATCTTCCTTGGAGGAACTAGGTCTCCCTAGATACGTGAAGCGAAAGTCCAAGACAGAATGTCATGGGTCTCAACGCTGTCACCGGTGGCACCGGAGAACCCAATTCTCACCCATTCCGACAGAACTACCCTCAGATCAATTCTTTTCGACAGCGCAACAACAGTGGGGGGTTGAGTACCGTAACCAACGGCCACACTCAACTCTTTCGTCTCCGAATCGTATCTAATGCTAGCTTTTCCAATCGAACCTTCCGGAACCGAATTAATAGGCCAATCTATCGTCTCAACGGACTCAAGAGTGTTGATGTCCACACCAATATGCGGAGCAATGGCAACAGGCTCGGGATCCCATTCATTTCCGAAGCTGTCGAACTCAATGGCCACAATCTGATTCTTGTCGGCGTCGAAAGCAGTTTCGGGAGTGAAGAGTCCGAGGTATCCCCCAGATGAATTTCTGGGAATGCTCGGGTCAGCATCGAATGGTAAGATGAAGAAGGAGAGGCCATCAGCGTGGATTTGTGACCCAGCGGAATCAACGACGAAGGAGAACACAGTTTCGAAGTCTGCAAGTTTCCCTGTGGTTTTGTCCCAGAGACGGACGGGTGGAATGTAGACAGCACGACCAACACTGTGTTCGCGAATTATCGGATTGCCGTATGATCCACCGTCTCTTCTAGTCAATTGTATTGCACCGTCTACCACACGGGCATCGCCGAGGAAACCAATGTCAAACTGTATTCCAGGCTCGAATTTCGAGAAGCTGAATGAAAGTGAATCGGACTTCACGTTGTTTACAAGAAACACAAAACAGAAGGAAATCATGAGAAAGGGAAATGGAATTCGTGTTTTAGCCATGGTTGACACCCCAGAGATTACTTTGAAAAACTTAATTGATTGATGGTGCATGGCAAAACCCAGAAATTCGAGTTATATATAGGCTCGCTGAGCTCTGCTAAATCGGCAAAATCAATAAGTATCTTTCGTATATTCTCGTCTGTATCGAAATATAGATTTCTGTCAATGTATATAACTTTGTTAAGTAGTTTTTGTCTGAAATATATCTTTCTTGGACTGCAACTTGAATATCCACTTCTCCTTGAAAGTTCAAAGAAAGGATTGTGTTGGTGAACCATTAAAAGTGGGAATGGCAACGTCTTTACAGCTAAGTGAAAGGCATTCATCAACTACAAAAACTCtataacttattatatttaacGAGGATGTGTTTTGACAAGttctttatatgttttttaacaaattaaaaagagtaaaaagaACATCTCCAAATTTTATGCacagattaaaataaaattttaaaatattttttataaattatttttattttataaagaaatgaTTATTAAAAATTCCTCCTAATACTAGATACGAAAGAATGTATTCATATAATTACAGTaacatttctttatattttttttgaaaaataaaaaaaataataaaaagaatttctCAAAATTGTATGCATAGATTAGAAatcaaaatttacaaataatcgttattaattaattcatgtataaattaattttattttataagtaattattgaattttttattgtaatatagACTAGATAGAaagaatattcatttaaatgttACTAAAATAACATTATTCTGCCGCTCATGGCAGCAATGGGGGTGACTGATACTTCCAATGTTCGAGTGCGAGACAAGAGGTGAATGTCTCAAGTAATTATAGGATTCAAAGTTAACTCTATAAAGgtgaaaacatatatttcaaattcaaatcaccattatttagatttttattattttaagtccattttaatgaattaattttgaatttacattatatattttttaaatgcatgattttggattttaaatgaatttaattaattagatttgGATTTGATATAAATTAGATATGAATtgagtaaaaattaaataatattttgaatggtaacaaattaaaattaagtgaGACTGAGTTAGTTTAAGTTATGCAAGGTTAAACAAGTTCAATGAGACTAATTCATGTTATGTCAAGTCGAGTTGAGTTCAAGTCATACAAGATTAGATCAGGTTAATTTAGATCTATGACAAGTTGAACCAAATCAAGTTAGATTAGGTTAGACCTATATTAGGTTAGGTTAATCGAGACCCAAGTTATGTTAGGTTGGTACGAGCCTAGATAAGTTAGGCTAGATGGAGTCAGGCCTATAAGTCAAATTGGGTTAGATCAAATTCAAATCAGTCTAAACTTGTCGACAACAAGTCTACCTAGttaaatcaagtcaagaccatATCAATTTCGTCAAGTTAGGTTCAAGTGAACCCAAGACAACCCATATACATTTTAGGCTACATTAGTTAAAACCTATGTTAGGCCAAGTTAGGCTAGGCTCACGTCAAACTGAATTGGGCCATACCTATATAAGACCAAGTCAAGATGAAACCAAGACGAGACAACTTCATGTTAGATAAAATTAAGTCTGATccatattaaactaaattggttCTGCCTAAACTTAGTTAACTTGGGTTGGGTCCTGGTTAGCTTAAGTTGAGTTGAGTTAAGTTAAGTCAAGACAAGGTCGACTTAAGTCAAGCTCAAGTTATCAAGGTTAAATTGAGTTAGGTAAGACTTAACTCGGGAAAGGTATGAATGATTTTTTGGATCCAAGTTATGCAAGTCGAGTTAAGCCAAGTTGAGTCCAATTTATTTTGAGTTGAGCTAGGCCAAAATATGATAGGTTGAAATGGATCTAAGTTAGGTTCGGTGGGTCGAGCATGGCTAAGATCAAGTCAATCTTGTCAAGGTTAGGTCAAGTCGAGCTAGACAAAAGTCAGGTCCAATCGAGTTGATTAGACATGTCTACCAGTATACATTAGACAAGTATGCTCATATATAGATTAAACGagtttattaatacacattagacaagttTGTCCACTTATTAATTAAAGGAGTCTTACAATACACATTATATGAGTATGAATAAACAATGATTAAAAAATCTAGCAATACATGTTTATACGGATTAGACAAGTCCATACACATTATATAAGTTTGTTGATGTATTGATTAAAAGAGTTTGTTGATGTATTGACTACATAagtttaactaataaaaaaagaaaggcATTACCAAAGGCTATAATCCTTCGCTAACAGCCAGAAGCCGTCGGTAATGACTATTTACCGACAGTTTAGCGACGACCATGAGACCGTCGGTAAACATCTTGTCGCTAACTATTACCGACAGGCGCAACCAGGAAAAATTGTATGCACTCTCCTCTCATGTATCTCGGATTCAATGTATAGCTCTCAACATGACAGAACAACTCTCAATGATTCAATTACTTCAACCAACATGTACGCAAAAAGATTATGGGCAAGTCAATTTACAGTTCCCATACTTAAATGAATCAAAAAGAACAGGGGAATCAACTTACCTCAACAACCAAATGCTTGACGATACCACACTCTTCAGACCACCACCCTTACGAACATAACAACCCCACTTCACCCCAACGTCGTCGTCAAGCAAACCTCTACGACCCACCACCACTGGCGCAAACGTCAGCTACCACGACCCACCACCTTGTCGCAAATGCCACGAAGCCTAGCCACCCAAACCGCAAAC contains:
- the LOC108327964 gene encoding lectin 5, with the translated sequence MAKTRIPFPFLMISFCFVFLVNNVKSDSLSFSFSKFEPGIQFDIGFLGDARVVDGAIQLTRRDGGSYGNPIIREHSVGRAVYIPPVRLWDKTTGKLADFETVFSFVVDSAGSQIHADGLSFFILPFDADPSIPRNSSGGYLGLFTPETAFDADKNQIVAIEFDSFGNEWDPEPVAIAPHIGVDINTLESVETIDWPINSVPEGSIGKASIRYDSETKELSVAVGYGTQPPTVVALSKRIDLRVVLSEWVRIGFSGATGDSVETHDILSWTFASRI